From Caretta caretta isolate rCarCar2 chromosome 9, rCarCar1.hap1, whole genome shotgun sequence, one genomic window encodes:
- the TSC22D3 gene encoding TSC22 domain family protein 3 isoform X2 has product MSTELYQSAMEVAVYQLHNFSISFFSSLLGGDVVSVKLDNSASGASVVAIDNKIEQAMDLVKNHLMYAVREEVEILKEQIKELVEKNSQLERENSLLKTLASPEQLEKFQSRLPAEGLSAEEQTGGAAAPAQHTGGSAV; this is encoded by the exons ATGAGCACCGAGCTCTACCAGTCCGCCATGGAGGTGGCCGTGTACCAGCTGCATAACTTCTCCATCTCCTTCTTCTCCTCGCTCCTCGGCGGGGACGTGGTCTCCGTCAAGCTGGACAACAG CGCCTCCGGAGCCAGCGTGGTGGCGATTGACAACAAGATCGAGCAGGCGATG GATCTAGTGAAAAACCACCTGATGTATGCcgtgagggaggaggtggagatcCTCAAGGAGCAGATCAAAGAACTGGTGGAGAAGAACTCCCAGCTGGAGCGAGAGAACAGCCTCTTGAAAACCCTGGCCAGCCCTGAGCAGCTGGAGAAATTCCAGTCCCGGCTGCCAGCAGAGGGGCTGTCTGCAGAGGAGCAGACGGGCGGGGCAGCTGCCCCGGCCCAGCACACCGGGGGTTCTGCGGTGTAA